One genomic window of Mucilaginibacter sp. SJ includes the following:
- a CDS encoding SusC/RagA family TonB-linked outer membrane protein, which produces MNKFLPFGRGVGLNTPDAKLQGIMHRLCFIVCFLLFGLSSFAQQKVTGKVMSGDSIIVGASIRVKGAANGTQTDASGKFVLDAPSNATLVVSYIGYQNAEVSLKGRTFVTIQLQQSLSQIKELVVVGYSTQSKHKMTSAVATVSGEALNRRVGTDPTSLLQGQLPGLQVTQGSGEPGAENVELRIRGVGTFSGAGNAPLVIVDGLPGSIDVINPNDIESVTLLKDAASAAIYGSRGANGVIVIKTKRGKNGPASVQYSYNYGIANATKLPDIITNSAEFMRLSNEANVNSGRQPLYTQAQIDLYANATDRVKYPNHNWLNDVFKPAHVQNHYLSVNGGSDESNYNIGLGYTNQPGTMIGFDYNKYTIDLGLSTKVNKRITIGTNLQGRYGYKVNPRQGAQDQFLSTLAQSPLYPPQASNGDWIKRAYPNEQGNKNPVAIVGEDVRNRNNDYYFQGNIFLNVDIIPGLAWENKAGGNYDTFNNNDFRPVIPMYYYNDMSSAGYLDVGTPGLYVNRGDNSYLSYYSQLNFKKQFGKHNISALGGFQQEVNKYGYLSAWRQKFTTNLLRELDAGPTDGMNNSGTSSKWAIRSFYGNLNYDYNDKYLFGSSVRYDGTSRLPANSRWGLFYSFSAAWRLSAEEFMKPLTWINDLKIRGSWGQLGNQNIGTYPYQASLDNRSYAFNGAVTPGYSASTLVDPSLTWETTRVFDLGIDLTAFNNKLTFTADWFNKYTFNILRSSQIPLWVGLNAPTINDGALRNKGVELAIQYRDKINQDWSFSVGGNFQSYRNKLEKYGATEIGYNTIRQEGHALDDYYMYVWDGIFQSQQEIDNSPKQPVTPTPGDLKFKDVNGDGVINDKDRTYVGGKYPSFQYTGNIGLTWRKFDMNAMFYGSVGQKIYVNGWGIEPFRQGSVPTKDWENRWTPTNHTNTMPKIYIADGYAPVQNYPSTYFLKNASFFRLKSLQIGYSLPKELANKITMKSARIYFSADNVFTVSKFPGLDPERVGDGNYVTYPQNRIFTLGASVQF; this is translated from the coding sequence ATGAACAAATTTTTACCATTTGGAAGAGGTGTTGGCCTTAACACCCCCGATGCTAAATTGCAGGGAATTATGCATCGGCTCTGTTTTATTGTATGTTTCTTGCTGTTCGGACTATCGTCGTTCGCGCAGCAAAAGGTAACAGGAAAGGTCATGTCTGGTGATTCGATAATTGTCGGCGCAAGTATTCGCGTAAAGGGCGCTGCGAACGGAACGCAAACTGATGCATCCGGAAAGTTTGTGCTGGATGCTCCTTCGAATGCAACACTAGTTGTGAGTTACATTGGTTACCAAAATGCAGAAGTCTCTCTAAAAGGGAGAACATTCGTAACCATTCAGCTTCAGCAATCGTTATCGCAAATTAAGGAGTTGGTTGTAGTAGGATATTCTACCCAAAGCAAACACAAAATGACAAGTGCGGTAGCCACGGTATCCGGCGAAGCATTAAACAGGCGTGTGGGTACAGATCCTACATCGCTCTTGCAAGGTCAATTGCCCGGTCTGCAAGTAACGCAAGGATCTGGAGAGCCTGGTGCTGAAAATGTCGAGCTAAGAATTCGCGGGGTCGGAACGTTTAGCGGCGCGGGCAACGCTCCATTAGTTATAGTTGACGGGCTTCCGGGAAGTATTGATGTCATCAATCCTAATGATATCGAGTCTGTGACTTTACTGAAAGATGCAGCTTCAGCTGCGATTTACGGTTCTCGTGGCGCAAATGGCGTTATCGTAATTAAAACAAAACGCGGTAAGAACGGCCCAGCATCTGTTCAGTATAGTTATAACTATGGCATCGCCAATGCTACAAAACTGCCTGACATAATTACTAATTCCGCAGAATTCATGAGATTGTCTAACGAGGCAAATGTCAACTCGGGCCGGCAGCCACTGTACACGCAAGCTCAAATCGATCTATACGCAAATGCTACAGACCGGGTTAAATATCCAAATCATAATTGGCTGAATGATGTATTTAAACCAGCGCATGTGCAAAACCACTATTTGTCAGTTAATGGCGGAAGCGATGAAAGCAATTACAATATCGGATTAGGATATACGAACCAGCCAGGCACCATGATCGGTTTTGATTATAATAAATACACAATTGATCTTGGACTTTCGACCAAGGTCAACAAAAGAATCACAATCGGTACTAATTTACAGGGGAGATATGGTTACAAAGTAAATCCAAGGCAAGGCGCTCAGGATCAATTTCTATCTACACTGGCGCAGTCACCGTTATATCCTCCGCAAGCATCTAATGGTGATTGGATTAAAAGGGCCTACCCAAATGAACAGGGCAACAAGAACCCTGTGGCGATAGTTGGCGAGGATGTACGGAATAGAAATAATGATTATTATTTCCAGGGAAATATATTCTTAAATGTTGACATCATACCGGGACTTGCTTGGGAAAATAAAGCTGGAGGAAATTATGACACTTTCAATAATAATGACTTCAGGCCGGTTATCCCAATGTATTACTATAACGACATGAGTTCGGCAGGATACCTGGATGTTGGCACGCCCGGTCTTTATGTTAACAGAGGGGATAATTCTTACTTGTCTTATTATAGCCAACTCAATTTTAAAAAGCAATTTGGTAAGCATAATATATCTGCACTTGGTGGCTTTCAACAAGAGGTTAATAAATATGGTTATCTATCAGCATGGAGACAGAAATTTACAACGAATTTATTAAGAGAACTTGATGCGGGGCCTACAGATGGCATGAACAACAGCGGTACATCCTCCAAATGGGCTATCAGATCTTTTTATGGAAATCTAAATTACGATTATAACGATAAGTACCTCTTTGGCTCAAGCGTTCGTTATGACGGTACTTCACGCCTTCCTGCTAATTCTCGATGGGGCCTGTTTTATTCGTTCTCAGCAGCATGGCGATTGTCAGCCGAAGAATTTATGAAACCGCTGACCTGGATAAATGATCTAAAAATAAGGGGTTCATGGGGCCAGCTTGGTAATCAGAATATAGGAACTTACCCTTATCAGGCTTCGCTCGATAACAGAAGCTATGCGTTTAATGGTGCAGTAACGCCCGGATATTCGGCAAGCACACTTGTAGATCCAAGTTTGACATGGGAGACTACACGGGTATTCGATTTAGGTATCGATCTTACCGCATTCAATAATAAGTTAACATTTACAGCAGATTGGTTCAATAAATATACTTTCAATATCCTGCGCTCATCGCAAATACCACTTTGGGTCGGATTGAATGCACCAACGATTAATGACGGCGCATTGCGTAATAAAGGTGTTGAGCTTGCCATTCAATATCGTGATAAGATAAATCAGGATTGGAGCTTTTCTGTTGGAGGCAATTTTCAATCATATAGAAATAAACTCGAGAAATATGGTGCGACAGAAATAGGCTATAATACAATCAGGCAGGAAGGTCACGCATTAGACGACTACTATATGTACGTATGGGACGGCATTTTCCAAAGCCAACAGGAGATTGACAATTCACCGAAACAGCCTGTAACGCCAACCCCAGGGGACTTAAAATTTAAGGATGTAAATGGTGATGGTGTGATTAACGACAAAGACCGTACCTATGTTGGAGGTAAGTATCCGTCCTTCCAGTATACCGGCAATATTGGATTAACATGGAGGAAATTTGATATGAACGCCATGTTCTATGGATCAGTGGGCCAGAAGATTTATGTGAACGGCTGGGGTATTGAGCCGTTTAGGCAAGGATCAGTTCCAACGAAAGACTGGGAAAACAGGTGGACCCCAACTAACCATACCAATACAATGCCCAAAATTTATATAGCCGATGGATATGCACCTGTTCAGAATTATCCATCAACCTATTTCCTAAAGAACGCGTCTTTCTTCAGATTGAAAAGTCTTCAGATCGGATATAGTTTGCCAAAGGAATTGGC
- a CDS encoding glycoside hydrolase family 2 TIM barrel-domain containing protein, with the protein MSYKLIRRVLLFLFLPCTVSAQLNEWENPEKYEWNKEKPHTDFMLYEHQADIQSDDFSRSPWYQSLNGTWKFKYAGKVADRPLNFYRSDYPDSDWANIPVPSNWEMKGFGTPVYSNIVYPFTDGPPNPPFVDNKNNPVGTYRRSFTIPSSWKNMEILLHFGSITGYAQVYLNGKKVGMTKASKSPAEFDITGALKEGENNLAVQVVRWHDGSFMEDQDFWRLTGIERDVFLQAYPRTSVWDFWLKSDLDDKYQNGKFSATVDIRRFQKSDLASVKLNLSLTDPNGRLCFSQDRSIRIENDTLSAVSFSRTVKNVIKWNSEQPNLYNCILTLTGPAGENLGVCSYPVGFRKVEIKNSRLLVNGQVIYIKGVNRHEHNDTVGHVPVKDVMLRDIRMMKELNINAVRTSHYPNDPLWYKLCDKFGIYLVDEANIETHGMGSVPYFKDTTNHPAYLPKWYAAHTDRINRLVQRDKNHPSVIIWSLGNECGNGKVFHDEYRRLKTWDPSRPVQFEQAWEDWNTDIVCHMYPNMANMKSYAASGKKRPYIMCEYSHGQGNSNGNFKEYWDLIYNSPNLQGGFIWDWIDQGFKIKDPDGRVYWTYNGKMGSYVWPYDENGTSDGIISANGEPDPAAIEIKKIYQYIEFSDVDIRHGHITVKNMYDFTDLKDFDFKWELTRNGDKVREGYFTVNLMPRNIKEIRLDLPSITGEVASDEYYVNVYAYSKKEKNLLPAHSEVAKEQFAVNPDAYFIKKSEKQGKLQVSQNAHLVSFSSGAVSGEFDLLKGEFLSYRLGDERIFKKFPEPFFWRAPVDNDFGNEMQTKMSVWRTANINRKVIKTAIGKQDSSGLSIHVEMELTDIHVPYTLDYLIRNDGAIVVNAAMDMRSEQLPELPRFGMRMVLPEGVDSLRYYGRGPTENYIDRNTASFVGNYSDNVTNQYYWGYLRPQESGNKTDVRWLELTDHHGKGLKIEGLQPLGFSALHIMAEDLDPGLTKKMQHTIDVLPRKDVYLTVDLKQRGVGGDNSWGMLPHNQYRLLDHQYHYGYVISPVR; encoded by the coding sequence ATGAGTTATAAATTAATCAGGCGGGTTTTGCTTTTTTTGTTTTTGCCGTGCACCGTTTCGGCGCAGTTAAATGAATGGGAAAACCCGGAAAAATATGAATGGAATAAAGAAAAACCACATACCGATTTTATGCTTTATGAACATCAGGCAGACATTCAATCCGATGATTTTTCCAGGTCACCGTGGTATCAGTCTCTCAACGGGACCTGGAAGTTTAAATATGCCGGGAAAGTGGCTGATCGTCCTTTGAATTTCTATCGCTCAGATTATCCGGATTCTGATTGGGCTAATATACCGGTGCCCTCCAATTGGGAAATGAAGGGGTTTGGAACGCCGGTTTACTCAAATATCGTTTATCCGTTTACGGATGGCCCGCCCAATCCGCCTTTTGTAGATAATAAAAATAACCCCGTTGGTACCTACCGGCGAAGTTTTACCATTCCGTCATCCTGGAAGAATATGGAAATATTGCTGCATTTCGGGTCAATAACAGGTTACGCGCAGGTTTATCTTAACGGGAAAAAAGTGGGGATGACCAAGGCTTCGAAATCCCCAGCTGAATTTGACATTACCGGAGCCCTGAAAGAGGGTGAAAATAACCTTGCAGTGCAGGTTGTCAGATGGCATGACGGAAGTTTCATGGAAGACCAAGACTTCTGGCGGTTGACCGGAATTGAACGCGATGTGTTTCTTCAGGCCTATCCCAGGACATCTGTTTGGGATTTTTGGTTAAAGTCTGACCTCGACGATAAATACCAGAACGGAAAGTTTAGCGCGACAGTAGATATCCGAAGATTCCAAAAGAGTGATTTGGCGAGCGTAAAGCTCAATCTTTCCCTGACTGATCCGAACGGGCGGTTGTGCTTCAGTCAGGATAGGAGTATCCGTATTGAAAACGATACACTTTCAGCAGTTAGCTTTTCCAGAACGGTCAAGAACGTCATTAAATGGAACAGTGAACAACCGAATCTTTATAATTGCATACTTACACTGACGGGGCCGGCAGGGGAGAACCTGGGAGTTTGTTCATATCCTGTCGGCTTCCGAAAGGTAGAGATCAAAAACTCCCGGTTGCTTGTTAACGGCCAGGTCATTTACATCAAAGGCGTAAACCGCCATGAGCATAACGATACGGTGGGCCATGTGCCGGTAAAAGATGTTATGCTCAGAGATATCCGCATGATGAAAGAGCTTAACATCAATGCCGTCAGGACATCTCACTATCCTAATGATCCTTTATGGTATAAATTATGTGACAAATTTGGTATTTACCTGGTAGATGAGGCCAATATTGAAACCCATGGAATGGGGTCTGTTCCTTATTTTAAGGATACGACCAATCACCCCGCTTATTTGCCAAAATGGTACGCTGCGCATACAGATCGTATCAACCGCCTGGTTCAACGAGATAAAAACCATCCTTCCGTGATCATCTGGAGCCTTGGAAATGAGTGCGGCAACGGCAAAGTGTTTCATGATGAGTACCGGAGGCTCAAAACATGGGATCCGTCGAGGCCGGTTCAGTTCGAACAGGCTTGGGAAGACTGGAATACTGATATAGTTTGCCATATGTACCCGAACATGGCCAATATGAAAAGTTATGCGGCTTCCGGGAAGAAAAGGCCTTATATCATGTGTGAATATTCGCATGGACAAGGCAACAGCAATGGTAATTTTAAAGAGTACTGGGATTTGATCTATAACAGTCCGAACCTACAGGGCGGATTTATATGGGATTGGATAGACCAGGGTTTCAAAATCAAAGACCCGGACGGACGGGTCTATTGGACCTATAACGGCAAGATGGGCAGTTATGTCTGGCCATACGATGAGAATGGAACGAGTGATGGTATCATTTCCGCAAACGGAGAGCCCGATCCGGCAGCGATTGAAATCAAAAAGATTTATCAGTACATTGAATTTAGCGATGTTGATATAAGGCATGGCCATATTACAGTTAAGAATATGTATGATTTTACGGATTTGAAAGATTTTGATTTTAAGTGGGAACTAACCAGGAACGGGGATAAGGTGCGGGAAGGTTATTTTACGGTTAACCTGATGCCCCGTAATATAAAGGAGATCAGACTCGATCTTCCTTCGATTACCGGTGAAGTGGCTTCTGATGAATATTATGTAAATGTATATGCGTATTCAAAAAAGGAGAAGAACCTCCTTCCTGCACATTCAGAAGTTGCAAAGGAACAATTTGCTGTTAACCCTGATGCCTACTTTATTAAAAAATCTGAAAAACAAGGGAAGTTACAGGTAAGTCAAAACGCTCACCTGGTATCTTTTAGCTCGGGAGCGGTCAGCGGAGAATTCGATCTCCTTAAAGGCGAGTTTTTAAGCTATCGGCTGGGTGATGAACGGATTTTTAAAAAATTCCCGGAACCTTTTTTTTGGCGCGCCCCGGTTGACAATGATTTTGGCAATGAAATGCAAACGAAAATGAGTGTTTGGCGAACGGCAAACATCAACCGGAAAGTAATAAAAACAGCAATTGGTAAGCAGGACTCATCAGGATTATCAATACATGTTGAAATGGAGCTGACCGACATACACGTACCTTATACCCTGGATTATCTGATCCGTAATGATGGAGCGATCGTGGTTAATGCGGCTATGGATATGAGATCAGAACAGTTACCGGAATTGCCGAGGTTCGGGATGCGGATGGTTCTCCCCGAGGGAGTGGACAGCCTCCGGTATTATGGCAGGGGCCCGACAGAGAATTATATTGACCGGAATACGGCTTCGTTCGTGGGCAATTACTCGGACAATGTCACCAATCAATATTACTGGGGATATCTCCGCCCTCAGGAAAGTGGTAACAAAACCGATGTCCGTTGGCTTGAATTGACAGACCACCATGGTAAAGGATTGAAAATAGAAGGCTTGCAGCCATTGGGTTTCAGTGCATTGCATATTATGGCTGAAGACCTCGATCCCGGTTTAACAAAAAAAATGCAGCATACTATTGATGTTCTTCCCCGAAAAGATGTTTATTTAACTGTTGATCTCAAACAGCGCGGCGTTGGCGGCGATAACAGCTGGGGCATGCTGCCGCATAACCAATATCGGCTTCTTGATCACCAGTATCATTACGGTTACGTAATCAGTCCTGTTCGGTAA
- a CDS encoding substrate-binding domain-containing protein produces the protein MKEKTGAESDTRGSGKTKIDLRNPLTDGLGKNSTRMLAVLVEDISDPYFSAVARVMEEKAYEYDCKILFGSTENNLERTDQLIRLYKSRGVDGYVIAPPPGADAIIGKIMSEGYPVVLFDRVLPISNVNAVITDNLSICYKAVKHLIDNGYRNIAFFTLESGQSQMLERLRGYCQAVNENELPQIVKKVMYHDIKENVITEMEGFLKNNPAIDALFFATNHIAYNGLAAIRNLNLKVNEDVALLAFDDVQLFNLFSPPISAIAQPVKQIGLQSMELITQLFSQKDQGIKTTGKVIVIPAKLIIRTSTKSKGAIETAHLSIINQMTSFPVN, from the coding sequence ATGAAAGAAAAAACAGGAGCGGAAAGTGATACCAGGGGATCCGGTAAAACTAAAATTGACTTAAGGAATCCGTTAACAGATGGTTTGGGAAAAAACAGTACCAGAATGCTGGCAGTATTGGTGGAGGATATTTCTGACCCTTATTTTTCCGCTGTCGCCAGAGTAATGGAAGAAAAGGCTTACGAATATGACTGTAAAATATTATTTGGAAGTACAGAAAATAACCTGGAACGTACCGATCAGCTGATCCGATTATACAAGTCTCGTGGTGTGGATGGATACGTTATTGCCCCGCCCCCGGGAGCCGATGCTATTATAGGCAAGATAATGTCTGAAGGATATCCGGTTGTATTATTTGACCGGGTCCTTCCCATCAGCAATGTGAATGCGGTTATCACTGATAATTTATCAATATGTTATAAAGCAGTTAAGCACCTCATTGACAACGGCTACCGGAACATTGCTTTTTTTACATTAGAATCTGGTCAGAGCCAAATGCTTGAACGTCTGAGAGGGTATTGCCAGGCTGTAAATGAAAACGAATTGCCGCAAATAGTCAAAAAGGTAATGTATCATGATATAAAGGAGAATGTCATTACAGAAATGGAAGGCTTTCTAAAGAATAATCCCGCTATTGACGCTTTGTTTTTTGCGACGAATCATATTGCTTATAATGGATTGGCTGCTATCAGGAATTTAAATTTAAAAGTAAACGAAGATGTAGCCTTGCTCGCATTTGATGACGTTCAGCTGTTTAATCTGTTTTCGCCGCCGATCAGCGCTATAGCACAGCCTGTGAAACAGATCGGACTGCAGAGCATGGAATTGATCACCCAACTGTTTTCCCAAAAAGACCAAGGCATCAAAACAACGGGGAAAGTTATCGTTATTCCCGCCAAGCTGATTATCAGGACTTCTACAAAGTCCAAGGGAGCAATTGAAACAGCACATTTATCCATCATCAATCAAATGACATCCTTCCCAGTGAATTAA
- a CDS encoding LacI family DNA-binding transcriptional regulator — translation MNDKRTTIYDLAEALSISVSYVSKALNNHPSISDKVKEKVKKKATELNYKHNSQAANLRRGHSRTMGVIVPKINQSFFSEAIAGIEEACWENNYSLVIYQSHETFERERQGVETLIHQNVDCILISISKETRATTHFDEIKRNNIAFIQFDRCTDNYDCLKVTNDNLESTYKAVKHLIGQDYKRIAFLGGPDHVRVFHDRKIGFLKAMDEAQISIPYNYIIESNLLMEDGFRYATQLLTSNDPPDAFFAVADLLAIGVLDAAEALKINVPASLGIFGYANEEYSNFVKPSISTIDQHSKQLGKHAAELFFASLTNGEAIGTKTEIIESEIVVRKSSRRN, via the coding sequence ATGAACGACAAAAGAACAACGATTTATGACTTAGCAGAAGCGCTAAGTATTTCCGTTTCGTATGTCTCAAAAGCTTTAAATAACCACCCTTCTATAAGTGATAAGGTAAAAGAAAAGGTAAAAAAAAAAGCTACTGAGTTAAATTACAAACATAATTCACAGGCGGCTAACTTAAGGAGAGGTCACTCCCGAACAATGGGTGTGATCGTACCTAAAATAAATCAAAGTTTTTTTTCAGAAGCAATTGCAGGTATAGAGGAGGCATGCTGGGAAAACAATTACAGCCTTGTAATTTACCAATCACATGAGACGTTTGAGCGGGAACGCCAGGGGGTTGAAACGTTAATCCATCAAAATGTTGATTGCATACTCATATCTATTAGCAAAGAAACACGGGCAACAACGCATTTTGACGAAATCAAGCGCAACAACATTGCATTCATTCAATTTGATCGATGTACAGATAATTATGATTGCCTAAAGGTAACGAATGATAATCTGGAAAGCACTTATAAAGCTGTCAAACACCTTATTGGACAAGATTACAAACGTATCGCTTTTTTGGGCGGTCCAGATCATGTCCGGGTTTTTCATGATCGAAAAATTGGTTTTTTGAAAGCTATGGACGAAGCCCAGATTTCTATTCCATACAACTACATAATAGAGAGCAATCTATTAATGGAGGATGGCTTCAGGTATGCAACTCAGCTTTTGACTTCAAATGACCCGCCGGATGCTTTTTTTGCGGTAGCAGACCTGTTGGCTATCGGTGTACTCGATGCAGCTGAAGCTTTAAAAATAAATGTACCTGCATCGTTAGGGATTTTTGGGTATGCAAATGAAGAATACTCCAATTTCGTAAAGCCATCAATTTCCACCATTGATCAGCACAGTAAACAACTGGGGAAACACGCAGCCGAACTTTTTTTTGCGAGCCTGACAAATGGTGAAGCAATTGGTACTAAAACTGAAATCATTGAATCTGAAATCGTCGTTCGTAAGAGTTCCCGGAGAAATTGA